One segment of Drosophila gunungcola strain Sukarami unplaced genomic scaffold, Dgunungcola_SK_2 000076F, whole genome shotgun sequence DNA contains the following:
- the LOC128264673 gene encoding tyrosine-protein phosphatase corkscrew isoform X3, translating to MLFNKCLEKLSSSLGNVVNHKLQEKQVYNNNNNNNNNNNNNSINNNAYNKQRNFEYERAIQAHYGSGKGRRSEERERSGKFKAAKSQKSKSTPPETPEAQAKETACKNCMTHDELAQIIKGVARCTDQSNQHNNRLNNRRRRPLSAQPSAAASASTSTESLHRLTPSPQASYPATPTSWTATPPQFPTAFGGASCSTSTLALLANMRFQLHGYTWFHGNLSGKEAEKLILDRGKNGSFLVRESQSKPGDFVLSVRTDDKVTHVMIRWQDKKYDVGGGESFATLSELIEHYKRNPMVETCGTVVHLRQPFNATRITAAGINARVEQLVKGGFWEEFESLQQDSRDTFSRNEGYKQENRLKNRYRNILPYDHTRVKLLDVEHSVAGAEYINANYIRLPTDGDLYNMSSSSESLNSSVPSCPACTAAQTQRNCSSCQVLNKTCVQCAVKSATLPYSNCATCSRKSDSLSKHKRSESSASSSPSSGYGSSGASGVSSVNGPGTPTNLTGGGTTSCLAGLLKKHSNDSSYGSGSVAGAGGAGSSSMSMAEREREREREMFKTYIATQGCLLTPQVNTVTDFWNMVWQENTRVIVMTTKEYERGKEKCARYWPDEGKTEQFGQARIQCVSENSTSDYTLREFLVSWRDQPARRIFHYHFQVWPDHGVPADPGCVLNFLQDVNTRQSHLAQAGEKPGPICVHCSAGIGRTGTFIVIDMILDQIVRNGLDTEIDIQRTIQMVRSQRSGLVQTEAQYKFVYYAVQHYIQTLIARKRAEEQSLQVGREYTNIKYTGEIGNDSQRSPLPPAISSISLVPSKTPLTTPSADSGIGIGMGLGMGMAMAMGVGNKHASKQQPPLPSVVSCNNNNNGSGSGNSSSSCNNGSSHGSSHSSSNGCSSNTSSSNGNSNINALLGGIGLGLGGGNMRKSNFYSDSLKQQQQQQQQLQQREEQAIAPAGAGKMQLPAPPMRPRPGILKLLTSPVIFQQNTKTFPKT from the exons ATGTTGTTCAACAAATGCCTGGAAAAGTTGTCCAGCTCGCTGGGCAATGTGGTCAATCACAAGCTGCAAGAGAAACAAGtctacaataataataataataataacaacaacaacaataataatagtatAAACAACAATGCGTACAATAAGCAGCGCAACTTTGAGTACGAAAGAGCCATACAAGCGCACTACGGAAGTGGTAAGGGAAGACGATCGGAGGAGCGGGAAAGGAGCGGCAAGTTCAAGGCCGCCAAGAGTCAGAAGTCAAAGAGCACCCCACCGGAGACACCAGAGGCCCAGGCAAAGGAAACGGCGTGCAAGAACTGCATGACCCACGACGAGCTGGCCCAGATCATCAAGGGTGTGGCCAGGTGCACTGACCAAAGTAATCAGCACAACAACCGCCTGAACAATCGTAGACGTCGTCCCCTGTCCGCCCAACCCTCTGCCGCCGCATCTGCCTCCACGTCCACCGAATCCCTCCACCGGCTCACTCCCAGCCCCCAGGCCTCCTacccggccacgcccacctccTGGACAGCCACCCCGCCCCAATTCCCGACAGCCTTCGGCGGAGCCAGCTGCTCCACCAGCACCCTCGCCCTTTTGGCCAACATGCGGTTCCAGCTTCACGGTTACAC ATGGTTTCATGGCAATCTTTCTGGCAAGGAAGCGGAAAAATTGATCCTGGATCGTGGCAAGAATGGTTCTTTTCTTGTCCGTGAATCTCAGAGCAAACCTGGCGATTTTGTCCTATCCGTGCGGACGGACGACAAAGTAACGCATGTCATGATTCGATGGCAG GACAAGAAGTACGACGTCGGCGGCGGCGAATCGTTTGCCACCCTGTCGGAACTTATTGAGCACTACAAGCGTAATCCCATGGTGGAGACGTGTGGAACAGTGGTGCACCTGCGGCAACCCTTCAACGCCACGCGAATCACGGCAGCCGGAATCAATGCCCGGGTGGAACAGCTGGTCAAG GGAGGCTTCTGGGAGGAGTTCGAGTCACTGCAGCAGGACAGTCGGGACACCTTCTCGCGCAACGAGGGCTACAAGCAGGAGAACCGGCTGAAGAACCGCTACCGCAACATATTGCCAT ACGACCACACGCGCGTTAAGCTGCTGGACGTGGAGCACAGCGTGGCCGGGGCGGAGTACATCAATGCCAACTACATACGCCTGCCCACCGACGGCGACCTGTACAACATGAGCAGCTCGTCTGAGAGCCTGAACAGCTCGGTGCCCTCGTGCCCCGCCTGCACGGCGGCCCAGACCCAGCGTAACTGCTCCAGTTGCCAAGTGCTGAACAAGACGTGCGTGCAGTGCGCGGTGAAGAGCGCAACGCTGCCGTACAGCAACTGTGCCACCTGCAGTCGCAAATCGGACTCGCTGAGCAAGCACAAGCGCAGCGAGTCTTCGGCCTCGTCCTCGCCCTCCTCCGGCTATGGGTCGTCGGGAGCCAGCGGAGTGAGCAGCGTCAACGGACCGGGCACACCCACCAATCTCACAGGCGGCGGCACGACCAGCTGTCTGGCCGGTCTGCTCAAAAAGCACTCTAACGATTCGTCGTACGGTTCGGGATCGGTAGCTGGAGCTGGTGGAGCCGGCTCATCGTCCATGTCGATGGCTGAGCGGGAGCGTGAGAGGGAGCGCGAAATGTTCAAGACATATATCGCCACCCAGGGCTGCCTGCTCACCCCGCAGGTGAACACGGTGACGGACTTTTGGAACATGGTCTGGCAGGAGAACACACGGGTAATCGTGATGACCACCAAGGAGTACGAGCGCGGCAAGGAGAAGTGCGCCCGCTACTGGCCGGACGAGGGCAAGACGGAGCAGTTCGGCCAGGCTCGGATACAGTGTGTCTCGGAGAACTCGACCAGCGACTACACGTTGCGCGAGTTTCTCGTCTCGTGGCGGGATCAGCCAGCACGCCGCATCTTCCACTACCACTTCCAGGTGTGGCCGGATCACGGCGTGCCCGCCGATCCGGGCTGTGTGCTCAACTTCCTGCAGGACGTCAACACGCGCCAGAGTCACCTGGCCCAAGCGGGCGAGAAGCCG GGTCCCATTTGCGTGCACTGCTCGGCGGGCATCGGACGCACTGGCACTTTCATAGTGATCGACATGATCCTTGACCAGATCGTGCGCAATG GATTGGATACCGAAATCGACATCCAGCGCACCATACAGATGGTCCGATCGCAACGTTCCGGCCTCGTGCAAACGGAGGCGCAGTACAAGTTCGTCTACTATGCGGTGCAGCACTACATCCAGACGCTGATCGCCCGGAAGCGGGCCGAGGAGCAGAGCCTGCAGGTTGGCCGCGAGTACACCAATATAAA GTACACGGGCGAGATTGGCAACGATTCACAAAGATCTCCATTACCACCAGCAATTTCTAGCATAAGTTTAGTACCAAGTAAGACGCCATTGACGACGCCTTCGGCGGATTcggggattgggattgggatgggCTTAGGCATGGgcatggccatggccatgggCGTGGGCAACAAGCATGCTTCGAAGCAGCAGCCGCCTTTGCCTTCGGTGGTCAGttgcaacaacaataacaatggcagcggcagcggcaatAGCAGTAGCAGCTGCAACAATGGCAGCAGTCACggcagcagccacagcagcagcaacggctgcagcagcaacaccagcagcagcaacggaaacagcaacatcaacgcCCTCCTGGGTGGCATCGGCTTGGGACTGGGTGGCGGCAATATGCGCAAGTCGAACTTTTACAGCGACTCGctgaagcagcagcaacagcaacagcagcaactgcagcagcgcGAGGAGCAGGCAATTGCTCCGGCGGGAGCAGGTAAGATGCAGCTGCCGGCGCCGCCGATGCGGCCACGTCCTGGCATACTCAAGTTGCTCACCAGTCCCGTCATCTTTcagcaaaatacaaaaacattcCCAAAGACATGA
- the LOC128264673 gene encoding tyrosine-protein phosphatase corkscrew isoform X1 produces MLFNKCLEKLSSSLGNVVNHKLQEKQVYNNNNNNNNNNNNNSINNNAYNKQRNFEYERAIQAHYGSGKGRRSEERERSGKFKAAKSQKSKSTPPETPEAQAKETACKNCMTHDELAQIIKGVARCTDQSNQHNNRLNNRRRRPLSAQPSAAASASTSTESLHRLTPSPQASYPATPTSWTATPPQFPTAFGGASCSTSTLALLANMRFQLHGYTWFHGNLSGKEAEKLILDRGKNGSFLVRESQSKPGDFVLSVRTDDKVTHVMIRWQDKKYDVGGGESFATLSELIEHYKRNPMVETCGTVVHLRQPFNATRITAAGINARVEQLVKVSDDEVPPTFPNTYPTRFQGGFWEEFESLQQDSRDTFSRNEGYKQENRLKNRYRNILPYDHTRVKLLDVEHSVAGAEYINANYIRLPTDGDLYNMSSSSESLNSSVPSCPACTAAQTQRNCSSCQVLNKTCVQCAVKSATLPYSNCATCSRKSDSLSKHKRSESSASSSPSSGYGSSGASGVSSVNGPGTPTNLTGGGTTSCLAGLLKKHSNDSSYGSGSVAGAGGAGSSSMSMAEREREREREMFKTYIATQGCLLTPQVNTVTDFWNMVWQENTRVIVMTTKEYERGKEKCARYWPDEGKTEQFGQARIQCVSENSTSDYTLREFLVSWRDQPARRIFHYHFQVWPDHGVPADPGCVLNFLQDVNTRQSHLAQAGEKPGPICVHCSAGIGRTGTFIVIDMILDQIVRNGLDTEIDIQRTIQMVRSQRSGLVQTEAQYKFVYYAVQHYIQTLIARKRAEEQSLQVGREYTNIKYTGEIGNDSQRSPLPPAISSISLVPSKTPLTTPSADSGIGIGMGLGMGMAMAMGVGNKHASKQQPPLPSVVSCNNNNNGSGSGNSSSSCNNGSSHGSSHSSSNGCSSNTSSSNGNSNINALLGGIGLGLGGGNMRKSNFYSDSLKQQQQQQQQLQQREEQAIAPAGAGKMQLPAPPMRPRPGILKLLTSPVIFQQNTKTFPKT; encoded by the exons ATGTTGTTCAACAAATGCCTGGAAAAGTTGTCCAGCTCGCTGGGCAATGTGGTCAATCACAAGCTGCAAGAGAAACAAGtctacaataataataataataataacaacaacaacaataataatagtatAAACAACAATGCGTACAATAAGCAGCGCAACTTTGAGTACGAAAGAGCCATACAAGCGCACTACGGAAGTGGTAAGGGAAGACGATCGGAGGAGCGGGAAAGGAGCGGCAAGTTCAAGGCCGCCAAGAGTCAGAAGTCAAAGAGCACCCCACCGGAGACACCAGAGGCCCAGGCAAAGGAAACGGCGTGCAAGAACTGCATGACCCACGACGAGCTGGCCCAGATCATCAAGGGTGTGGCCAGGTGCACTGACCAAAGTAATCAGCACAACAACCGCCTGAACAATCGTAGACGTCGTCCCCTGTCCGCCCAACCCTCTGCCGCCGCATCTGCCTCCACGTCCACCGAATCCCTCCACCGGCTCACTCCCAGCCCCCAGGCCTCCTacccggccacgcccacctccTGGACAGCCACCCCGCCCCAATTCCCGACAGCCTTCGGCGGAGCCAGCTGCTCCACCAGCACCCTCGCCCTTTTGGCCAACATGCGGTTCCAGCTTCACGGTTACAC ATGGTTTCATGGCAATCTTTCTGGCAAGGAAGCGGAAAAATTGATCCTGGATCGTGGCAAGAATGGTTCTTTTCTTGTCCGTGAATCTCAGAGCAAACCTGGCGATTTTGTCCTATCCGTGCGGACGGACGACAAAGTAACGCATGTCATGATTCGATGGCAG GACAAGAAGTACGACGTCGGCGGCGGCGAATCGTTTGCCACCCTGTCGGAACTTATTGAGCACTACAAGCGTAATCCCATGGTGGAGACGTGTGGAACAGTGGTGCACCTGCGGCAACCCTTCAACGCCACGCGAATCACGGCAGCCGGAATCAATGCCCGGGTGGAACAGCTGGTCAAGGTGAGTGATGATGAAGTGCCCCCAACTTTTCCCAACACTTATCCCACCCGATTTCAGGGAGGCTTCTGGGAGGAGTTCGAGTCACTGCAGCAGGACAGTCGGGACACCTTCTCGCGCAACGAGGGCTACAAGCAGGAGAACCGGCTGAAGAACCGCTACCGCAACATATTGCCAT ACGACCACACGCGCGTTAAGCTGCTGGACGTGGAGCACAGCGTGGCCGGGGCGGAGTACATCAATGCCAACTACATACGCCTGCCCACCGACGGCGACCTGTACAACATGAGCAGCTCGTCTGAGAGCCTGAACAGCTCGGTGCCCTCGTGCCCCGCCTGCACGGCGGCCCAGACCCAGCGTAACTGCTCCAGTTGCCAAGTGCTGAACAAGACGTGCGTGCAGTGCGCGGTGAAGAGCGCAACGCTGCCGTACAGCAACTGTGCCACCTGCAGTCGCAAATCGGACTCGCTGAGCAAGCACAAGCGCAGCGAGTCTTCGGCCTCGTCCTCGCCCTCCTCCGGCTATGGGTCGTCGGGAGCCAGCGGAGTGAGCAGCGTCAACGGACCGGGCACACCCACCAATCTCACAGGCGGCGGCACGACCAGCTGTCTGGCCGGTCTGCTCAAAAAGCACTCTAACGATTCGTCGTACGGTTCGGGATCGGTAGCTGGAGCTGGTGGAGCCGGCTCATCGTCCATGTCGATGGCTGAGCGGGAGCGTGAGAGGGAGCGCGAAATGTTCAAGACATATATCGCCACCCAGGGCTGCCTGCTCACCCCGCAGGTGAACACGGTGACGGACTTTTGGAACATGGTCTGGCAGGAGAACACACGGGTAATCGTGATGACCACCAAGGAGTACGAGCGCGGCAAGGAGAAGTGCGCCCGCTACTGGCCGGACGAGGGCAAGACGGAGCAGTTCGGCCAGGCTCGGATACAGTGTGTCTCGGAGAACTCGACCAGCGACTACACGTTGCGCGAGTTTCTCGTCTCGTGGCGGGATCAGCCAGCACGCCGCATCTTCCACTACCACTTCCAGGTGTGGCCGGATCACGGCGTGCCCGCCGATCCGGGCTGTGTGCTCAACTTCCTGCAGGACGTCAACACGCGCCAGAGTCACCTGGCCCAAGCGGGCGAGAAGCCG GGTCCCATTTGCGTGCACTGCTCGGCGGGCATCGGACGCACTGGCACTTTCATAGTGATCGACATGATCCTTGACCAGATCGTGCGCAATG GATTGGATACCGAAATCGACATCCAGCGCACCATACAGATGGTCCGATCGCAACGTTCCGGCCTCGTGCAAACGGAGGCGCAGTACAAGTTCGTCTACTATGCGGTGCAGCACTACATCCAGACGCTGATCGCCCGGAAGCGGGCCGAGGAGCAGAGCCTGCAGGTTGGCCGCGAGTACACCAATATAAA GTACACGGGCGAGATTGGCAACGATTCACAAAGATCTCCATTACCACCAGCAATTTCTAGCATAAGTTTAGTACCAAGTAAGACGCCATTGACGACGCCTTCGGCGGATTcggggattgggattgggatgggCTTAGGCATGGgcatggccatggccatgggCGTGGGCAACAAGCATGCTTCGAAGCAGCAGCCGCCTTTGCCTTCGGTGGTCAGttgcaacaacaataacaatggcagcggcagcggcaatAGCAGTAGCAGCTGCAACAATGGCAGCAGTCACggcagcagccacagcagcagcaacggctgcagcagcaacaccagcagcagcaacggaaacagcaacatcaacgcCCTCCTGGGTGGCATCGGCTTGGGACTGGGTGGCGGCAATATGCGCAAGTCGAACTTTTACAGCGACTCGctgaagcagcagcaacagcaacagcagcaactgcagcagcgcGAGGAGCAGGCAATTGCTCCGGCGGGAGCAGGTAAGATGCAGCTGCCGGCGCCGCCGATGCGGCCACGTCCTGGCATACTCAAGTTGCTCACCAGTCCCGTCATCTTTcagcaaaatacaaaaacattcCCAAAGACATGA
- the LOC128264673 gene encoding tyrosine-protein phosphatase corkscrew isoform X8 has translation MENGELKEKNGQAIELKQPLICAEPTTERWFHGNLSGKEAEKLILDRGKNGSFLVRESQSKPGDFVLSVRTDDKVTHVMIRWQDKKYDVGGGESFATLSELIEHYKRNPMVETCGTVVHLRQPFNATRITAAGINARVEQLVKVSDDEVPPTFPNTYPTRFQGGFWEEFESLQQDSRDTFSRNEGYKQENRLKNRYRNILPYDHTRVKLLDVEHSVAGAEYINANYIRLPTDGDLYNMSSSSESLNSSVPSCPACTAAQTQRNCSSCQVLNKTCVQCAVKSATLPYSNCATCSRKSDSLSKHKRSESSASSSPSSGYGSSGASGVSSVNGPGTPTNLTGGGTTSCLAGLLKKHSNDSSYGSGSVAGAGGAGSSSMSMAEREREREREMFKTYIATQGCLLTPQVNTVTDFWNMVWQENTRVIVMTTKEYERGKEKCARYWPDEGKTEQFGQARIQCVSENSTSDYTLREFLVSWRDQPARRIFHYHFQVWPDHGVPADPGCVLNFLQDVNTRQSHLAQAGEKPGPICVHCSAGIGRTGTFIVIDMILDQIVRNGLDTEIDIQRTIQMVRSQRSGLVQTEAQYKFVYYAVQHYIQTLIARKRAEEQSLQVGREYTNIKYTGEIGNDSQRSPLPPAISSISLVPSKTPLTTPSADSGIGIGMGLGMGMAMAMGVGNKHASKQQPPLPSVVSCNNNNNGSGSGNSSSSCNNGSSHGSSHSSSNGCSSNTSSSNGNSNINALLGGIGLGLGGGNMRKSNFYSDSLKQQQQQQQQLQQREEQAIAPAGAGKMQLPAPPMRPRPGILKLLTSPVIFQQNTKTFPKT, from the exons ATGGTTTCATGGCAATCTTTCTGGCAAGGAAGCGGAAAAATTGATCCTGGATCGTGGCAAGAATGGTTCTTTTCTTGTCCGTGAATCTCAGAGCAAACCTGGCGATTTTGTCCTATCCGTGCGGACGGACGACAAAGTAACGCATGTCATGATTCGATGGCAG GACAAGAAGTACGACGTCGGCGGCGGCGAATCGTTTGCCACCCTGTCGGAACTTATTGAGCACTACAAGCGTAATCCCATGGTGGAGACGTGTGGAACAGTGGTGCACCTGCGGCAACCCTTCAACGCCACGCGAATCACGGCAGCCGGAATCAATGCCCGGGTGGAACAGCTGGTCAAGGTGAGTGATGATGAAGTGCCCCCAACTTTTCCCAACACTTATCCCACCCGATTTCAGGGAGGCTTCTGGGAGGAGTTCGAGTCACTGCAGCAGGACAGTCGGGACACCTTCTCGCGCAACGAGGGCTACAAGCAGGAGAACCGGCTGAAGAACCGCTACCGCAACATATTGCCAT ACGACCACACGCGCGTTAAGCTGCTGGACGTGGAGCACAGCGTGGCCGGGGCGGAGTACATCAATGCCAACTACATACGCCTGCCCACCGACGGCGACCTGTACAACATGAGCAGCTCGTCTGAGAGCCTGAACAGCTCGGTGCCCTCGTGCCCCGCCTGCACGGCGGCCCAGACCCAGCGTAACTGCTCCAGTTGCCAAGTGCTGAACAAGACGTGCGTGCAGTGCGCGGTGAAGAGCGCAACGCTGCCGTACAGCAACTGTGCCACCTGCAGTCGCAAATCGGACTCGCTGAGCAAGCACAAGCGCAGCGAGTCTTCGGCCTCGTCCTCGCCCTCCTCCGGCTATGGGTCGTCGGGAGCCAGCGGAGTGAGCAGCGTCAACGGACCGGGCACACCCACCAATCTCACAGGCGGCGGCACGACCAGCTGTCTGGCCGGTCTGCTCAAAAAGCACTCTAACGATTCGTCGTACGGTTCGGGATCGGTAGCTGGAGCTGGTGGAGCCGGCTCATCGTCCATGTCGATGGCTGAGCGGGAGCGTGAGAGGGAGCGCGAAATGTTCAAGACATATATCGCCACCCAGGGCTGCCTGCTCACCCCGCAGGTGAACACGGTGACGGACTTTTGGAACATGGTCTGGCAGGAGAACACACGGGTAATCGTGATGACCACCAAGGAGTACGAGCGCGGCAAGGAGAAGTGCGCCCGCTACTGGCCGGACGAGGGCAAGACGGAGCAGTTCGGCCAGGCTCGGATACAGTGTGTCTCGGAGAACTCGACCAGCGACTACACGTTGCGCGAGTTTCTCGTCTCGTGGCGGGATCAGCCAGCACGCCGCATCTTCCACTACCACTTCCAGGTGTGGCCGGATCACGGCGTGCCCGCCGATCCGGGCTGTGTGCTCAACTTCCTGCAGGACGTCAACACGCGCCAGAGTCACCTGGCCCAAGCGGGCGAGAAGCCG GGTCCCATTTGCGTGCACTGCTCGGCGGGCATCGGACGCACTGGCACTTTCATAGTGATCGACATGATCCTTGACCAGATCGTGCGCAATG GATTGGATACCGAAATCGACATCCAGCGCACCATACAGATGGTCCGATCGCAACGTTCCGGCCTCGTGCAAACGGAGGCGCAGTACAAGTTCGTCTACTATGCGGTGCAGCACTACATCCAGACGCTGATCGCCCGGAAGCGGGCCGAGGAGCAGAGCCTGCAGGTTGGCCGCGAGTACACCAATATAAA GTACACGGGCGAGATTGGCAACGATTCACAAAGATCTCCATTACCACCAGCAATTTCTAGCATAAGTTTAGTACCAAGTAAGACGCCATTGACGACGCCTTCGGCGGATTcggggattgggattgggatgggCTTAGGCATGGgcatggccatggccatgggCGTGGGCAACAAGCATGCTTCGAAGCAGCAGCCGCCTTTGCCTTCGGTGGTCAGttgcaacaacaataacaatggcagcggcagcggcaatAGCAGTAGCAGCTGCAACAATGGCAGCAGTCACggcagcagccacagcagcagcaacggctgcagcagcaacaccagcagcagcaacggaaacagcaacatcaacgcCCTCCTGGGTGGCATCGGCTTGGGACTGGGTGGCGGCAATATGCGCAAGTCGAACTTTTACAGCGACTCGctgaagcagcagcaacagcaacagcagcaactgcagcagcgcGAGGAGCAGGCAATTGCTCCGGCGGGAGCAGGTAAGATGCAGCTGCCGGCGCCGCCGATGCGGCCACGTCCTGGCATACTCAAGTTGCTCACCAGTCCCGTCATCTTTcagcaaaatacaaaaacattcCCAAAGACATGA